Sequence from the Luteitalea sp. genome:
GCCGGGCGAAGGTAAACCCCTGCGGCCCCATCTCCGTCGAATCTCCCAGTCCCTGGGAGGGACGCCGTTGTGATCATGCAGTGGATTTCGGACTTCCGTCACGCTTGGCGGGCGCTCGTCCGCACGCCGGGCTTTCTCGTCACCTCCGTCGCCACCCTCGCTCTTGCCATCGGGGCGGTGGTCGGGATGTTCAGCGTCGTCAATACGGTCCTGCTCCGGCCGCTACCGTTCCCGGATTCAGACCGCCTCGTCGTCGTGGCCGGCACGGCGCCGGGGTCGGACCTCCCCGAGCGTTTCGGCCTCGGCCAGGAGTTCTACGTGCATTACAAGGAGCGCTCGCAGCTCCTCGACGGCATCTTCCTGTTCGGTGGGGTGGGGACCTCGACGCTGCGTACGGAGGATCGCGTCGAACGGATTCCGATGGCGTTTCCGACGAACGACATCTACGCCACGCTCGGCGCCCGGCCGCAGGTCGGGCGGCTCCCAGTCTCAGACGACGCAGATCGGGTCGTTCTCATCAGCGACCGGCTCTGGAGCACCTGGTTCGGCCGCGATCCCGCAGTGGTCGGGAAGACGTACTTCATCGCTGACGAGATGCGCCAGGTTATCGGCGTCATGCCGCCGGAGTTCAGCTTCCCCACCGAGGGGACGCTGCTCTGGGTGGCCGGAGAGGTCCGGCCGGCCGAGGTTCGCCCCGGGCAGTTCGGGGCGCCCGTGGTCGCGCGCATGAAGCCGGGGGTCACGCGCGAGCAGCTCGGCGCCGAGCTCACGCGGCTCTCGAAGGAGCTCCCGGCGCGCTTCGGCGGGTCGCCCAACTACGCGCGGATCATCGGGCAGCACAACGCGGTCGTGGAGCCGCTGCTCGACCGCCTCGTCGGTCCGACGGCCAGCACATCCCTGTGGGTGCTGCTGGGGGCGGTGACGGTCGTGCTGCTCATCGCGTGCGCCAACGTCGCGAATCTCTTCCTGGTCCGCGCCGGAGGGCGTCACCGGGATCTAGCAGTGCGCCGCGCGATCGGTGCGTCGCGCGCGCAGCTCGCCCGGCTGCTAATGATTGAGGCAATTCTGGTCGCGTTGCTGGCGGGCGGGTTGGCCGTAATCCTCAGCGTATTGACGCTCCCGCTCTTCCTGCGCGCCGCCCCCGAGGGCATCCCCCGACTCGGCCTCGTGGGGCTCGACGCGTCCACGCTGGCTGCCGCGTTCGGGCTGGTGGTGGTTGCGGCACTGGCCTGCGGTGCCATTCCTTCGCTGCACGCTTCGTCGCCCGATCTCGCTCGTCTTCGCGATGGGTCCCGCGGCAGCACCGGCCGCCGCCATCTGGGACGCGATGTTCTGGTCGTCGGGCAGACGGCGCTCGCACTGGTGCTGCTCATCTGCTCCGCGCTGCTGGTGCAGAGCTTCCAGCGGCTGCGAACCGTCGATCCCGGCTACGATACCGCCGACATCTACACCTTCCAGTTCGCGCCAGAACAGGAACGCCTCACCGACGGGCCAACCTGGGGGCGGTTCCATCTGGACTTCATGGACCGCCTGCGCGCCCTTCCCGGCGTGACCACCGTGGGGGTCGTCAACAATATCCCCCTCGACGAAGGGACCAGCACGGAACGGTTCCTCACCGACTCGATGCCCCCGGAGGGCGGTGGGGCACTGCTCGATCAGACCTTCACCGGCGGCGACTACTTCCGCGTCATGGGGATAGACCTGCTGCGGGGACGCCGGTTCACACCCGACGAAGCCGTCACGCCGAACAGCAGCGTCATCATCAGCCAGTCGGCGGCGATGCGGCTGTGGCCCGATCGGGATCCCCTCGGGCAGCGGATCCGTAGCACCGGCGACACGCCACAGTGGTTCACCGTTGTCGGCGTCGTGGAGGACGTGAAGCAAAACGACTGGCGGGACGCCGGCGAGGCCATCGCGTACTTTCCGCTCACGGGACCGACACCGACCACATGGGCGATGGGATCGCCGGCCTACGTCGTCAAGTCGCCGCGGGCCGCGATGCTTGGCCGCGAAGTGCGCGAGCTCGTGCGGCAGGTGGCGCCGGAAGCGCCGGTGTACCGCGAGTACACCATGGAGTTCCTGGCGCAGCGGTCCATGGTCCAGCTGTCGTTCACCATGCTGACGCTTGCCGTCGTCGCGGCGTTGGCGCTGATTCTGGGAGCGGTAGGATTGTACGGGGTGCTGGCGTACGTCGTCGCCGAGCGGACGCGGGAGATCGGCGTGCGCGTGGCGCTCGGTGCAACCCCCGGCGCGGTGCGGCGCTTGGTGGTGTCGCAGGGGGCGAAGGTGGTGCTGGTTGGCGCTATCGTGGGCGTCGCGGCGGCGCTGGCGTCGACGCGCCTCCTGGATGCGCTGCTATACGAAGTCAACGCGGTGGATCCCGTGGTGTTCGTTGCGATGTCGGTCATGATGATCGGGATCGGCATGCTGGCGAGCTACGTGCCCGCGCGCCGCGCGAGCAACGTGGATCCGATTGAGGCGCTGCGGAATGACTAGCAAGGGTCGTCACCGGCATTGGCGGAACGACGGCCACGGTACAGGGTGTCGATGTGCGGGTAGGCACCAGAAACCAGACAGCGCTGGGACTCGAGCTCTGCTAGGCCACGCCGCGGGACGTACGTCTCGCCGCCGGTCGTGGTTGCCTCAATCGCTTGCATGATCAGCCGCCTTTCCGCATGCCGTCACGGTCTCGACCAGAGAAAACGCAGCAGGCGGTAGCGGAAGAGGCGGGACACGGTGAACCAAGTCAGGCTCCAGCCTTCGCGTGACAGCCACCACGTCCACGCATGCCAGTGACCGATCGATCGTGCGTGACAGTCGTAGATCGCGAGGCGTCGCCCGATCCAAGCGCGCCGGGCCGTGAGGTGCGCGCGGATGCCTTCGAAGTCGGACATCACGAGGACGACGCTCGAGAATCCGTGGCGCTCGAGGACCGCCAGCGAGAGCTCCACGTTCTGCGCGGTGTTGGTCGCGCGGTTCTCGACCAAGATCCGATTCGCGGCGACGCCGCCCTCCATCAATTGGATTCGCAGCCACTCGGCCTCGGTCATCGGGTCGCTCTTCATCAGCGGCGCGCCGCTGACGATGAAATGGCGGACCAGCCGGTGTCGGTCGAGCCAGAGCGCCATGTCGACGCGACTCGCCGCTTTCCACGGCACGCCGGTTCCAAACACGAGCGCGGCGTCGACGGGGGACGGAGGAATACGTCGGCGGTCGATAAATCGTCCGAGGCCGATCGCTAGAGCGGGCGGTAGCGCGAGAAGGAGGAAGCGGAGATCCAAGCGGTAGTCCTGGCAGGGTCTGTAGGTCCCGAAGATTCGACACACTCCGTGTGGCAGTTTATGCGAAATTCGGCCCGACCCGACTGTGGTGGCGGCCGGGCGATGGCGTAAGCTTCCTTGTCCGGCAGACATCGACGCGGCCGCCTCGCCAGACGCAGGCCGTCGCTGCGCGTTCAGTGCTGACCAGCGCGTCTGCCGCGCGAGAGGACGTCTATGGGAAAAGTCAACACGATCGGCGCGCTCGTGATGCTCGGCTGCAGCGTGGCCGCTGCCGCGTTATCCCGGACCGGCCTCCGGCCTCCGCAGCCCGGGTCGGCACACGCGGCGCGGATGCCGCTGCCGCGACTCGCCGTGCATGCGGACCAGCGCTATCTGGTTCAGCAGGATGGAACCCCGTTTCTGTATCTCTCCGACACCGCTTGGGAGCTGTTCCATCGAGCCGATCAGGAGCAGGTCCGCGAGTACCTCGATCTTAGGGCGCGGCAAAAATTCACGGTCATTCAGGCCGTCGCCCTCGCCGAGTTGAACGGGATCGACGATCCCAACACGTACGGCGACTTGCCACTCATCGACAAGGATCCCGCGAGGCCTGCGACAACGCCAGGGGCGAACCCAGCCAACGCCGAGGAGTACGACTATTGGGATCACGTCGACTACGTGGTCGACGAAGCGAACCGGCGCGGCCTGTATGTCGCCTTTCTGCCCACGTGGGGGCGATGGCTGGGCGTCAACCCGCGGGACGAGCAAGTGATCACCGCGGCCAACGCACAGCCGTACGGAGAGTTTCTCGGAAAGCGGTATGCAAAGAAGGGCATCATCTGGGTGCTGGGCGGCGACCGGACTGGCCAGGGCTTCGAAGACGTCTGGCGTGCCATGGCGCGAGGGATCGCGATCGGCGCGTCCGGGCGTGAGAACTACGATGCCGTGCTGACCACGTACCATCCGGGTGGCGGCCACACGTCCTCCACGTGGTTTCACGGCGATCCCTGGCTGGACGTCAACATGCAGCAGACGGGACACGGGCCCGCGGCGACCGCCCGACCCTGGGAGAAGATCGCCGCGGACTACGCGCGCACGCCGGTCAAGCCGGTGATTGAAGGCGAACCGCTCTACGAGGACCACCCGATTGGATTCGCGCGTGGCGTCCGGGAGAACGGCTTTTCGTCGGACAACCACGTGCGTCAGCGCGCGTATTGGACGTTGTTTGCCGGCGCAGCGGGCGTGGCCTATGGCCATCACTCGGTCTGGCAGATGTACGCCCCGGGCCGCCGGCCGGTCAACGGTCCGCTCTATTTCTGGACGGAGGCGATCCATCGCTCGGGCGCGTCGCAGATGCAACATGTCCGCACGCTGATGGAGTCGCGCCCGATGCTCTCCCGCGTGCCCGATCAGTCATTGATCGTTGACGTGCTGGACGGCCGAGAGCGCATCCAGGCCATGCGTGCTCCTGATCACGTCTTCGTCTATACGGGATCGGGGATTGCCTTCACCGCCAATCTTGGCAGGATCTCCGGGACCCATGTGAAGGCGTACTGGTACAACCCGCGAAACGGGACGTCGACCGACATTGGCGTCTTCGAGAACAGCGGCAGGCGCGAGTTCACGCCGCAGTACGAGGGGCTCGGCAGCGACTGGGTGCTCGTGCTCGACGATGCGTCGAAGAAGTATCGAGCCCCCGGCCGGCTCGTGGCTGGTCCACCCTCCGCGCCATGACACGCCTTTCCCCCATAGCCGCGGCAAACTGTCGATCTCTTCGAGTGTCGTGTGAACAGGATAATCTATGTCTTGTCGCCGGACGCATCGGCTGCGAAGCCCCTGCGCCCGATTCGCTGCCTTTGCAAGACAAGGCAGCTTCTTGGAGCCACGTTCCCATGCAGACGGCCTCATGATCCGACGCAATCCCACGCGGCGCTCGTTCCTGAAGGCATCAACCGCACTGGCGGGGAGCCCCTTGCTGTCGCCTTTCTTGCCCCGGGCGGAACCGGGCGAAGTCGCCGCACCCCTCGTCGCCTATGTCGGGACCTTTAGCTCGCCTCTGCGCGACACATTGCCGACCCAGGTGGATCTCCCCCCCGGGAATGGCCGCGGCATCCATCTCTTCCGGGTCGATCGCGCCGCCGGCGCACTGACGTCCATCGGCATCGTCGAAATGGGCACGAGCCCGAGCTGCCTCGCCCTCAATGCCGCCGGAACACGCCTCTATTCCGCCAATGAGACCGATCGGGTCGGCGACGACAAGCAGGGCACTGTCAGCGCGTTCGCCGTCAATCGCCGCGACGGAACGCTCGAGCTTCTCAACACGGTGCGCTCCGGCGGCGCCGGCCCCACCTACGTCAGCGTGCATCCGGGCGGACGTCACCTGCTGGTGGCCAACTACTTTGGCGGTTCGGTGGCGGTGCTCCCGATCGTGGCTGACGGCGAGCTGGGCGATCCTTCGGACGTCAAGGTCGATGCCGGCACCATCGGCCCCACCCGGGCGACCAACGCCCCGCCGGGCAGCTTCGCCGTCAGCGGTCACGATCGGACCCACGCGCACATGATCCAGGCCGATCCCTCCGGGTGCTTCGTGCTTCACGTGGACCTCGGTCTCGACAAGATCTTCATCTGGAGGTTCGACGAACAGCATGGCGTGCTGGCGCCGAACGACCCACCCTCGGTCTCGCTTCCTCCTGGAGACGGCCCCCGGCATTTCCATTTCCACCCCAATGGCCGCTGGTTCTACTCGATTCAGGAGGAAGGCAGCACGGTGGCGCTCTTCGATTACGACTCCGCGTCGGGGCGTCTGTCGGCGCGGCAGACGATCTCCACGTTGCCGCGCGGCTTTGCCGGCACCAATTTCTGCTCCGAGATCCTGGTGTCCGCCGACGGGCGGTACGTCTACGCGGGCAACCGGCTGCACGACAGCATCGCGATCCTCTCCGTGGGCCGCGACGGCCGCCTGACGTTCGTTGGCGAAGAATGGACGCGTGGAGACTATCCTCGCAGCTTCGCCTTCGACCCGACGGGCCGGTTCCTCTACTGCTGCAACCAGCGCGCCGACGCCGTGACCGTCTTCCGCGTGGATCGCGCGACCGGCGCCCTCTCTTTCACCGGCCACTACGCCGCTGTCGGAAACCCTTCGGCTATCGTCTTCCTTGATCTCGCGTAGACGGCCCTTCACAGCGTGCTGGATCTTCCGTCTTGGGTGGGATCGAGTGGAGCTCACCACGCTCATGCGCGATCGATACAGACAGGCCCGTTATTTTAAGAGACTGACAGGTTTAGCCGGAACGAGTCCACTGACCAAAGCGGGCCATCATGGCCGCCGTCAATCACCCTCCGTTGCTGCTCCTGCACCAGCGACGGTGTTGGTGATCTTCGGCGATAATTGAGCCACGGTCAGCATCGCAGTCGTCACGCGGGCGGCCCTGCTGATCGCCCGGCGCAGGTCCACCTGGGCCGTCGACGAACACCTGCGCGGACAGTCGTCTGTATGTGTCGCGGTCGACCCGCGCGACTTGGCTCGTGTGTACTGCGGAACTGCTGCTGCGGGTCTCTTCCGAAGCCGCGACGGCGGCCGGAACTGGGAACCGGTCGGACCGGGCATCGACCACCCCACGATCACGGCCGTCACCGTGGGTCACGCGCAGCGGGCTGACGGGTTCGGCATCGTCTATGCCGGCACCGAACCCAGTGTGGTGTTTCGCTCAGAGACTGGCGGGGATAACTGGGTGGACCTCGCCGGCCTGCGCGCGCTGCCTTCAGCCTCCACCTGGAGCTTTCCGCCACGCCCCCATACCCATCATGTTCGGTGGATCGAAGCCGATGTCAGCGCTGCCGACCGCGTATTCGTTGCGATCGAGGCAGGCGCCCTCGTGCGCACGTTCGACGGCGGACGGACCTGGCATGATCGCGTTCGCCGCGGTCCGTACGACACGCACCGGGCGGCAACGCACCCGCTTGCACCCGGCCGGGTCTACTCGGCAGCGGGCGACGGGTACTTTGAAAGCGCCGACGCCGGGGATTCATGGAGGTCGCCCGAGGATGGATTGCAACACCTCTCTCTCGTAGACCTTGCCGTGGATCCGGCGGATCCGGACACGGTGGTCGTGTCCGCGACAGATGGCCCCTTCGTCGCCTATCGCCCGGCGCATCGAGCAGATCAGCGGTGAGCTCCTGGCGGTGAATCACGGCACGTTGTACCCGGTCCTTGCGAAGCTCGAGCAAGAGGGGTGCATCACCACCGAGTGGGGCGCCTCGGAAAACAATCGTCGCGCGAAGTTCTATCGCATCACGAAAGCAGGCCGACGGCAGCTCGAGTCAGCGCGACAACACTGGGAGCAGACAACTGACATCATCGCGAAGTTCTTCGCATTGAAAGTGGGGACGTGATGAGACCTGTGCGTCGACTGTGGCGTCGCCTGTGCGAAACCCTGATCCCGTCCCCGCGAGACGACGAGCTCAGGGACGAAATCGAGCTGCACATCCGAATGCTGAGAGAGGAGAACATTCGTGCAGGCATGGAGCCCGATGAGGCACGCCGGGCGGCGGTTCTGAGATTCGGCAGCGTCGAGTCCACGAAAGAACAATGGCGTGACCAGCGCCGGTTGCCACTCATGGAAACCATCATCCGTGACGTGCGCCACGCGTGGCGCACCCTTCGACGCAATCCGGCCTTCGCGTCCGTGACTGTCGTCACACTGGCGCTAGGCATCGGGGCGACGGTGGCGATCTTCACCGTGCTCGAGGGCGTCCTCCTCCGGCCTCTCCCGTACGATCATCCGGAGCGTATCGTGTGGCTGTGGGAGAGCAGTCCGGACCGGGGCCTGGAGCGGTTCGAGGTGCTCCCCGGAAGCTTT
This genomic interval carries:
- a CDS encoding FtsX-like permease family protein; the encoded protein is MQWISDFRHAWRALVRTPGFLVTSVATLALAIGAVVGMFSVVNTVLLRPLPFPDSDRLVVVAGTAPGSDLPERFGLGQEFYVHYKERSQLLDGIFLFGGVGTSTLRTEDRVERIPMAFPTNDIYATLGARPQVGRLPVSDDADRVVLISDRLWSTWFGRDPAVVGKTYFIADEMRQVIGVMPPEFSFPTEGTLLWVAGEVRPAEVRPGQFGAPVVARMKPGVTREQLGAELTRLSKELPARFGGSPNYARIIGQHNAVVEPLLDRLVGPTASTSLWVLLGAVTVVLLIACANVANLFLVRAGGRHRDLAVRRAIGASRAQLARLLMIEAILVALLAGGLAVILSVLTLPLFLRAAPEGIPRLGLVGLDASTLAAAFGLVVVAALACGAIPSLHASSPDLARLRDGSRGSTGRRHLGRDVLVVGQTALALVLLICSALLVQSFQRLRTVDPGYDTADIYTFQFAPEQERLTDGPTWGRFHLDFMDRLRALPGVTTVGVVNNIPLDEGTSTERFLTDSMPPEGGGALLDQTFTGGDYFRVMGIDLLRGRRFTPDEAVTPNSSVIISQSAAMRLWPDRDPLGQRIRSTGDTPQWFTVVGVVEDVKQNDWRDAGEAIAYFPLTGPTPTTWAMGSPAYVVKSPRAAMLGREVRELVRQVAPEAPVYREYTMEFLAQRSMVQLSFTMLTLAVVAALALILGAVGLYGVLAYVVAERTREIGVRVALGATPGAVRRLVVSQGAKVVLVGAIVGVAAALASTRLLDALLYEVNAVDPVVFVAMSVMMIGIGMLASYVPARRASNVDPIEALRND
- a CDS encoding DUF4038 domain-containing protein, whose product is MGKVNTIGALVMLGCSVAAAALSRTGLRPPQPGSAHAARMPLPRLAVHADQRYLVQQDGTPFLYLSDTAWELFHRADQEQVREYLDLRARQKFTVIQAVALAELNGIDDPNTYGDLPLIDKDPARPATTPGANPANAEEYDYWDHVDYVVDEANRRGLYVAFLPTWGRWLGVNPRDEQVITAANAQPYGEFLGKRYAKKGIIWVLGGDRTGQGFEDVWRAMARGIAIGASGRENYDAVLTTYHPGGGHTSSTWFHGDPWLDVNMQQTGHGPAATARPWEKIAADYARTPVKPVIEGEPLYEDHPIGFARGVRENGFSSDNHVRQRAYWTLFAGAAGVAYGHHSVWQMYAPGRRPVNGPLYFWTEAIHRSGASQMQHVRTLMESRPMLSRVPDQSLIVDVLDGRERIQAMRAPDHVFVYTGSGIAFTANLGRISGTHVKAYWYNPRNGTSTDIGVFENSGRREFTPQYEGLGSDWVLVLDDASKKYRAPGRLVAGPPSAP
- a CDS encoding beta-propeller fold lactonase family protein, whose amino-acid sequence is MIRRNPTRRSFLKASTALAGSPLLSPFLPRAEPGEVAAPLVAYVGTFSSPLRDTLPTQVDLPPGNGRGIHLFRVDRAAGALTSIGIVEMGTSPSCLALNAAGTRLYSANETDRVGDDKQGTVSAFAVNRRDGTLELLNTVRSGGAGPTYVSVHPGGRHLLVANYFGGSVAVLPIVADGELGDPSDVKVDAGTIGPTRATNAPPGSFAVSGHDRTHAHMIQADPSGCFVLHVDLGLDKIFIWRFDEQHGVLAPNDPPSVSLPPGDGPRHFHFHPNGRWFYSIQEEGSTVALFDYDSASGRLSARQTISTLPRGFAGTNFCSEILVSADGRYVYAGNRLHDSIAILSVGRDGRLTFVGEEWTRGDYPRSFAFDPTGRFLYCCNQRADAVTVFRVDRATGALSFTGHYAAVGNPSAIVFLDLA